CGCGACACCGGATGCAGCGATTGGCGAGCCAGCGCAACGGCCAACGCGAGCGCCTGTTGCCGCGCGATGCCAGCGTCCGGAAACTCCTGCACGTCGAGCACCGACAGCCCATCGCGCGTCAACGTGCCCGTCTTATCGAACACGATGGCATCCACGGCGGCAAGAGATTCCAGCCCCTGCAGATTGCGCACCAGCACGCCATTGCGTGCCAGTGTTCCCGCAGCCGTCAGCATCGAAACCGGCGTGGCCAGCGACAACGCGCAAGGACAGGTGACGATCAACACCGCCACCGCCACCATCGCCGCATGGCTGGGGCTGCTCGGCCACCACCAGACGGCAGCGGCCAATGCCGCCAGCATCACGCCGATCAAAAAGGGGCGAGCGACCTTGTCGGCCAGTTGTGCCAGACGCGGCTTTTGCAGCGATGCACTCTCCATCAACGCGACGACCTGCGCGAACCGCGTGCCATCGCCGATCTGCTCCACGCGCATCTCGATCGTTGCGCGCAGGTTGTAGCTGCCCGCAGAAACCGCCGATCCAAGCGGCTTGTTCACCGGGCGCGATTCACCCGTCAGCAGCGCCTCATCGGCTTGCGTCTGGCCGCTGATGATGGTGCCGTCCGCAGGAAACGCCTCGCCCGGCAACACACGGACAATGTCGCCCACATGCAGACGGCGCGTGGTCACGCGCACAAACTCGCCGGTGGTTGCGTCTTTGCGCTCCACGCTGTCCGGCAGTCGATTGGCAACCGCTTCAAGCGCGCCCGCCGTGCGATCACGCAGACGCAATTCCAGCAGGCGTCCGGACAGCAAAAAGAACACAAACATGGTGAGCGAGTCGTAATAGACCTCGGCACCGAAGGGCCCACTCGGGTCGAAGGTGCCCAGCGTGCTCACCACAAACGTGATCAGCATGCCCAGCGCCACCGGCATATCCATGCTCACGCGTCGCTCGCGGATGTCGCGCAGCGCACTGGAAAAAAATGGTCCGCATGCAAAGAACATGACCGGCACGCTGATCACCCACGAGGCCCAGCGCAGCAGCGTTTCCATCTCCAGCGACAGATCACCCGGCGTCGCCTGATACGCGGGCCACGCATACATCATCACCTGCATCATGCAAAAGCCCGCCACCAGCCAGCGCCAGAGTGCGCGGCGGCTTTCACGCAGACGCTGCTCGCGCATCAACGCGTCCATGGCAGGCAGGCTGCGGTAACCGGCCTTGCGCACCGACGCCATCCATTGCGAAGGCAGAACACGGGCGGGATTCCACACCACGCGCGCGCGGTGCGTGGCGGCGCTCACATCGGCTTCGAGCACGCCCGGCACCTGCTTGAGCGCGTCTTCAATGGACAACGCACAGGCCGCGCAGTGCATGCCATCAAGCACCACGAACGACTCCCACGTCCCTGTCGATGGCAGCTCGCGCCCGAAGGCGCTCCACTCCTCGGGATCGTCCAGCAAGGTGGTGCGCTCATCCGCTTCGGCAGGCTCGGTGATTGGAGCCTGCAAAGACGAAAAATCTCGCACTATCGCCTGCTTATTGGAGTTGCTGATTGACATAGGACGAAAGATAAATCGCAAGCCTCTTTCGCAATTTGACTTGCATCAAGAGCCGCGACCCTGCTCCCACCTATGCTTCAGTTAACAAGCCGTTGCAAGCAACAGCGCTCACTGATTTATCAATGGTCCTGCGACTGATTGGCCGCGGATACTCACTAGGAGGTTCTCTATGTACAAGCGCATCCTGATAGCCACTGACGGCTCCCCTCTGTCCGACAAGGCGGTCGAATCCGGCCTTGGCCTGGCAGCGCTGAGTGGCGCTTCCATCGTTGCACTCAAGGTGGTGCCACGCTATCCACGCAGCTACTTCGAAGGCAGCGCGCCCTTGAACCGCGATGAGGTCAAGCAGGTCGAGCAGCGCTGGACCGACGCGGCTCTGGCCGAACTGGGCGAAATCAAGAAGATGGGCGCGGAGCAAGGCACCTCGGTCAAGTCCGTCGTCGCCAAGTCCGAACTGATCGCCGAAAGCATCATCTCGGCTGCGACCAAGAACAACTGCGACCTGATCGTCATGGCCTCCCACGGTCGCAAGGGCATCAAGCGCGTGCTGCTGGGCAGCGAAACCCAGCACGTGCTGACGCATTCGCACATTCCGGTGCTGGTTCTGCGCTGATCCGTTTCAGGGCAACCGCTCCAAGGCAGCCTCGCGCTGCCTTTTTCATTTGGGGTACCGTAGAGCACTGAGCTGGTATTGAACTTGCACGTGGACCCCTGAAAATGTGCAAAGCTGGCTCTTTTGACCAAGCCACGTTTGTGCGAAAGTTCACGTCAGATCAAACCACCATCTGGAACGGAAGCCCCATGTACATCCCCGCCCACTTCGCCGAAAATCGGCCCGACCAATTGCAACGCGTCATTCGCGAGCACCCGTTGGGCACGCTGGTCACGCATACGGACGATGGGCTGGATGCCGATCATCTGCCGTTCGAGTTCGACCCCAGTGTGGGCGAGCATGGCCAGCTCATCGCCCATGTCGCGCGCGCCAATCCGGTCTGGCAGCGCTGCCCTACAGGCACACCGGTGATGGTGATCTTTCGCGGAGCCGAGTCCTACATCTCGCCCAACTGGTATCCGAGCAAGCACGAGACGCACCGCCTCGTGCCAACCTGGAACTACGAAGTGGTGCACGCACATGGCGTGCTGACGATTCGCGATGACGAGCGTTTTGTGCGGCGCGTGGTGGCGCTGCTCACGCGCAAGCATGAAGCTGCCGAGCCCAAGCCGTGGAAGATGGGCGACTCATCCCCCGAGTTCATCAACGGCATGCTGCAGAACATCGTCGGCATCGAGATCGCCATCACCTCGCTGGTGGGCAAATCCAAGCTGAGCCAGAACCGCGAGGCGCGCGATCTGGCAGGTGCCGCAGACGCGCTGCAGGCACGCGGAGCAACCGAACTGGCGGAGCTGATGCGCCCCGCCAAGTGATCGGCAGACCGATGGATCAGCGCGCGAACAGGCCCTTGTGCTGTTCGCGCAGCAGATTCTTCTGCACCTTGCCCATGGTGTTGCGCGGCAGCTCGGTGGTGACGAAGCAGCGCTTGGGGATCTTGAAGTTCGCGAGCTGCGACTTCAGTTTGGCGATGATGTCGTCGCCGTCGAGCGTCACGCCCGGCTTGGGGATGATCACCGCCACGCCGACTTCGCCGAAGTCCGGGTGCGGCACGCCGACCAGCGCGCTCTCGGCCACGCCGGGCATGTCGTTGATGTAGCCCTCGATCTCGGCGGGATAGACATTGTAGCCGCCGCTGATGATCAGGTCCTTGCTGCGGCCCACGATGCTCACGTAGTCGCGCTCATCGACCTTGCCCACGTCGCCAGTCTTGAACCAGCCGTCGGCGCTGAACTCTTCCTTGGTCTTCTCGGGCATGCGCCAGTAGCCCTTGAACACGTTCGGGCCCTTGACCTGGATGTTGCCGATCTCGCCCTTGGGCAGTTCCTTGCCCGCGTCGTCCACCACGCGCAGACCCACATCCGGCAACGGAAAGCCCACGGTCGAGCCACGACGCTCGTCCTGGTTGCCGAAACGTGCATCGGCCGCGTAGGGGTTGGACGTCAGCATGATGGTTTCGCTCATGCCGTAGCGCTCCAGAATCGTGAAGCCCGTGCGGTCCTGCCATTCCTTGAAGGTCTCGATGAGCAACGGCGCGGAGCCGGCGATGAACAATCGCATGTGGCTGGCCTGCTGCTTGGTGAGAGCGGGTTCGGCCAGCATGCGCACGTACAGCGTCGGCACGCCCATGAACACGGTCGCGCGCGGCATGGCGGCGATGACGGCCTTGGGATCGAACTTGGCCATCCAGATCATCTTGCTGCCGTTGATCAGCGCGCCATGGATCGCCACGAACAGGCCGTGCACGTGGAAGATCGGCAGCGCGTGGATCAGCACGTCGCCCTGCTTCCAGCCCCAATAATCCTTGAGCATCACCGCGTTCGACAGCAGATTGCCGTGCGTGAGCATCGCGCCCTTGCTGCGGCCCGTCGTGCCGCTGGTGTAGAGAATCGCGGCCAGATCGTCGGCCTGCTTTTCCACGGGCTGATGCTCGTCGCCGAAATGCGTGGAACGCTCCAGCAGCGTGCCGTTGCGGTCTTCGCCCAGTGTGAACACATATTCGCAACCGGCCTTGAAGGCGATCTTGGAAACCCAGCCGAAATTGTTCGGCGTGCACACCACCACGGCGGGCTCGGCATTGCCGACGAAGTATTCGATCTCGGCGCTCTGGTAGGCGGTGTTCAGCGGCAGGAACACATAGCCCGAACGCAGCGTGGCCAGATACAGCAGCACGGCTTCGACCGACTTCTCGACCTGCACCGCCACGCGGCTGCCCTCGGGCAGCTTCAGCGAGTCCAGCATGTTGGCGATGCGCGCGCTCGCGCGGTCGAGGTCGCGCCACGTGTAGTTCAGCGGCTCGCCGCCCGGAGAAGTCGCTTCAATGGCGGTCTCGTCGAGATTCGCAGGAAACGCTGCGCGCAGCGCGGAAAACAGGTTGTTGTTGGACATCTTCAAAAGCTCACTTCCGAAAAAACTCACTCAAATCAGGGCATCTCGCCATTCAGGCCGCATCCACAAAGTCACGCAGTATGCGTTCCCGGTCGCCGTCCAGCGCAGGCGGATTGCGCCGCACCACAGAATCGGCACCCAAGCCGGCCATCAGCGGATTCGAGGCCACCCGCAGCTCGGCACCGCCCGGTGCCTGCACGCTCGCCATCATGCCGCGCGCCGCAATCTGCGGATGCGCCACCGCTTCCGCCACCGAATGATATTCACCTGTGGGCACGCCGTGGTCAGAGAAAATACGGAGCCAGTGCGCGCGCGGCTGCAAAACAAGGCACTCTTCGAGCAAAACCTTGAGCTCGGCCTGGTGCTTGCAGCGCTCGGCATTGGTGGTGAAACGCGGGTCGGCAGCCAAATCAGGCAACTCCAGCAGGCCACACAGCTTCTTGAACAGCACATCGCTGCCCACCGCAATCACGAACCAGCCATCCTGCGCAGCGTAGACATCGAACGGCGCCATCGACGGGTGACGCGAGCCGATCGGCCCCGGCACGCTGCCCGTGGCCGACAGGCGCGCCACCGGATTCTCCAGGAGCGCCATCTGGCAATCGAGCATGGAGACATCCACGCGCTCACCCTGCCCTGTGCGGGCACGACGCAGCAAGGCCGACTGCGTGCCGATCACCGCATACAGCCCCGCGCCGAGATCGCCAATCGACACGCCCACGCGGCACGGGCCGGAATCGGCACTGCCGGTCACGCTCATCATGCCGCTCATGGCCTGCACAACCATGTCGTAGGCGGGCTTTTCGCGGTACGGGCCGGTCTGGCCGAAGCCCGAGATCGACACGAAGATCAACTTCGGAAAGCGCGCATGAAGCTCGTCCCAGCCGTAGCCGAGCTTTTCCATCGTGCCAGGCCGGTAGTTCTCGACCAGCACATCCGCCTTGGCGAGCAGGCTCTCGAAGATCTGCCGATCCGCATCCGCCTTGAGGTGCAGCGCAATCGATTCCTTGTTCCGGTTCACCGACATGAAGTACGCCGATGTGCCGTCCACAAACGGACCGATGGCGCGCGAATCGTCGCCCACCTCGGGCTGCTCGACCTTGATCACCCGCGCCCCCAGATCGCCCAGCGTCTGCGTGCACATGGGTCCGGCCAGCACGCGCGTGAGGTCAACGACGGTAATGCCTTCCAGCGGCAAGCCGATGGCCGTCGCGTTCATCGCGTTCAATTGGTGGCTCCCACCGCGCCCGAGCGCTCCGTGATCACCTTGTATTTCTTGCCTTCGGTGACCGCCCAAGTGCGGAACTCGTCGGCCGTCTTCGTCGGCCAGGCGATGTTGCCCTGCTTTTCCAGCTTGGCCTTCACTTCGGGGTCCCGCAGCACCTGGAAGCTCACTTCCGCGAGCTTCTGCACCACTTCGGCGGGCAGCTTGGCAGGGCCATACAGCGAATAGGCGATGGTGAAATTGAAGTCGTTGATGCCGGACTCCTTCATGCCGGGCAGATCAGGAAACAACGGCGAGCGCTCCGTGGTCGTGACCGCCAGCAGACGCAGCTTGCCGCCCTGCGCTATCGGCAGAACCGAAGGCGGCGTGCCGAAGGTCATGTCCACATCGCCCGCGCCCACCGCCTGAATCGACGGCGCGCCGCCCTTGAACGGCACATGCAGCATGTCGATGCCCGCCGCCTGCGCAAACGACGCCCCCGCCAGATGCGTGACAACGCCCGTGCCGGAAGACGAATAGCTGAGCTTGCCCGGATTCTTGCGCGCCTGCGCAATCAGGCCCTGCACCGAGTTCTCGGGGAAGTCCTTCTTCACCGCCAGCAGCATCGGCGAATACGCCCAACGCGCCACCGGGGTGAAGCTCTTTTCGCCGTCATAGCGCGCGCTCTTGTAGAGCAGCTGGTCGGAGCCGTACAAGCTGGGTGTCGCCAGCAGCAAGGTGTAGCCGTCGGGCTGCGCACGCGCCACCAGATCGGACGCGATCGTCGTGCCCGCACCGGCGCGGTTGTCCACGATCACCGATTGATTGAGCACACGGCCGAGCTTTTCGCTCACGATGCGCGCCACCGAGTCCGCGCCACCGCCGGGCGGGAAGCCGACGATCAGCGTGATCGGTCGGTTCGGATAGGCTCCGCCCTGGGCAAAGGCAGATGCACAGGCGAGCGCGGTCATTGCCGCCGCGAAGGCAGTCTTCAACTTCATGGTTTGTCTCCGTATGGGGTAAGTTATGTCTTCAAGAAGCCTTCGGGTTTGTCAGCGCCCTTTGAAGACCGGTTTGCGCTTTTCGCGCCAGGCGGTGCCGCCCTCTTTCAAATCGTCCGAATGCACGGTCTGGAACACATCGCGCGCAATCGCGTCCGCGTCGTGCTGACCGCGTGCGATCAAATTCAGATGCTTTTTCATGCCGAACAGCGGCAGCGGTGCCATCGCGCTGAGCGTGTCCGTCAATGTGGAAACGGTGCTCTCGAGCGCCTCCGGCTGAACCAGATGCGTGAGAAAACCGCAGGATTTCATTTCGTCGGCATTCAACCGCTCGCAGGTGAGAAACAGCCGCTTGGCCGTGTCCAGCCCCAGCCGCGTGACATAACGCTCCAGCCCCGCCTGATAGAAGTGCAGCCCAAGGCGCGCCGCCGGCATGAACATCTCCGCCGCGCTCGCGCCCACGCGAAAGTCGCAGGCCAGTGCCATGTCGGTCGCACCGCCGTAAACACCGCCGTGCACCACCGCAATGGTCACCGCGCGGCACTGCTCGATGGCATCCACCATCTCGCCAAAGCTGCTGCCTTTCTCCTGACTGTTTTGCACCTCTGATATATCATAGCCACTGCAAAAATACTTGCCTTCGCTGCGCAACACCACCACGCGCACGTCGTCAGATGCGTTGATCTTCTGAACGTGCGAAATGATGACTGGCAGATCCTCGGGCGCGAGCCGATTGGCGACATCGGGCCGCTTGAGGGTAATGGTGGCAACGTGATTTTGCAGGTGCAACTCGGGCGTCATGTGTATCATTAGCCTCAACAGATATATCTAATATTAGAAAATGAGTCAGCATACCGCACATACAGAGAAAACCCTAGGTCTGCCGAGCATGCAGGACAGGATCCGTCTGGCGTTGGAGCACGACCTGCGCAGCGGCACCCTCCTGCCGGGAGACCCCATCGACGAACAGGAACTGTGCGAACGTTTCCAGGCATCCCGCACGCCCGTCCGCGAAGCCTTGTTGCTGCTGTCCGCCAAGGGGATGATCAGCATCCTGCCGCGCTCCGGCATCTATGTACGCCAGCTGGAACTGCGCGAACTGATCGCCATGATGGAAGGCGTTGGAGAACTCGAAGGCGTGGTCGCGCGCCTGGCAGCCAACCGCATCAACAACGAGCAGAAAGAACACCTCAAACAAGCGCTGGAAGATACCCGCGCCTGTGCAAACTCAGCAGACTCCATTGGCTACGAGCAGGCCAATGTCCGCCTGCATGATTTGATATATCAATCAAGCGGAAACACCTACATCGTCGAGCAGACCCGCGAAGCCCGCCTGCGCGTCGCCCCCTATCGCGGAAAGATGTTCGAGAAGCCCGAACGCCTGCTGCGCTCCCAGGCTGAACACGAAGCCGTGGTGGCCGCCATCATCAACGGCGACAGCGAAGGCGCAGCAGAAGCCATGCGCAACCACATCTCCGCCGGAGGACGCGCTTTCGCCGACATGGTCTTGGCACCGCCTGTGCAGCAAGGACTCCAGCCCAAAAGACGCAAGCGCAAGGCTTGAACACGACAAAAGCAAACGGCGCGTGGTCAATCCAACGCGCCGTTCTTCATGGAAAGCCGAGCATTCAATAGAAGCCAAAGGGCTTCACGAAAGACTCACTCCAGCTTCGCCCCCGAAGCCTTCACCACCTGTGCCCAGCGCTTGACTTCACCGCTGACCATCTTGCCAAAGTCCTGCGACGAGAGGCCGCCGAATTCTGCGCCGTTGCTGGCCCAGGCGGCCTTCACTTCTTCGGCCTGACCGAGCTTGTTGAACTCGTCGACGATGCGCGCGGCCATTTCGGGTGATGTGCCCTTGGGGGCCCAGAGGCCGTACCAAGTGGACACGGTGTAGTCGGGCAGACCCACTTCGGCGGCGCACGGAACATCCGGCAGCGCGGGGTTGCGCTTGGCACCGGAAACCAGCATCGGCTTGATGCGCCCGCCCTTGATGTGCGCGGCGGAGGAGCCCAGGCCGTCGAACATCATGTCCACGTTGCCGCCGATCAGATCCTGCAGCGCCGGGCCTGCGCCGCGGTACGGGATGTGCGTGATGAAGGTGTTGGTCTGCAGCTTGAACAGTTCACCCGCCAGATGGTGCGACGTGCCGGAGCCTGCCGAGCCATAGTTGTACTTGCCGGGCTTGGCCTTGAGCATGGCGAGGAACTCTTTGAAATCCTTGGCAGTCACGTTGCGGGGATTGACCACGATGACCTGCGGCACCTTGGCCAGCAGTGCAAGTGGCACAAAGTCCTTTTCGATGTCGTAGTCGAGCTTGGGATACATCGACGGCGCAATCGCATGGTGCACCGCGCCCATGAACAGGCCATAGCCGTCATGCGGCAGCTTGGCGGCAATGCTCGCGCCCACGGTACCGCCCGCGCCACCACGGTTGTCGATGATCAGCGACTTGCCCGTGGATTTGGAGAACTGCGCTGCGAGCGGGCGCGCAAAGGCGTCCGTGCCGCCCCCGGCCGGGAAAGGAACGACCACGGTCACCGGCTTGCTCGGCCAGCTTGCAGCGGCAGGGTCGGCCGCGAAACTGCGGCCCGCGCCCGCCATCATCAAACCGGCTGCACCGGCTGCGCGCAGCACGTCGCGACGCTGCAGGTTGCCGATTGCGCCCATGGTGGGATCTGCCTGGAATGCGTTGTTGCCTGGCATGTTGTCTGTCTCCTCGTTCTACTCTTGCGTTGGATGGGTGGCTCGCGCGGTACAGCTTGTCTGTTCCGCGCGAGCCGAAATGGGTCAGCCCTCCATGATCCTCAAATGTGAACATTTGTAGCCAATCGCTTTTGCTATTGACAAACTTCCGTTCACATCAGCGCTCAACATCTACGGGCTTTCCCGAGGTAAAAGCAACTCTGTTGTCGAATCTCCCGCAGTGGATTCAAGGGCAGGCGCATGTTGCGTGCTTGCAGCAAATGCGCCCATTCCAAATTCGTTGCTCCGTCAATCGCGGCACAGCGTGTCGATTTCGCTGGAAACCGGCACGCGGCCTTCGTGCAGCATGCTGCGGTGCTTGTCGAGCTTTTTCAGGTCGTAGAGGTAATTCACCATCATCCCGAACGACTGCTTCATGCCCTTGGACGACGGGTCGCCTGCCCAGTTCAGGCGCTCCACGCGCGCACCATTGCCGAGGTGAAAACGCGCTACGGGATCGATCGGCTTGTCGTCCACCATGCCGCGTCCCAGATAGCGCGCCGCGCATTCGGTGACGAACTGGCGCACGGGCGATTTCGCATCGAGCTCCAGCGCATTGGCGTCCGCTGCGGCCAGCACATGCGCGGCCTGCGGTGGCTCAAAACCCACCACCCTGCCCAGCTCAGCCAGACGCTTTTCATCGAGCAATTCGAGTTGCTGCGCGCAGTTCTTGCCCAGCCACGAACGGAAGCCCGGAATCGGCGACAGCGTCGCAAAGCGCTTGAGTTTGGGGAACTCTGCGGTCAGCGTTTCCACCACATGCTTGATCAGCGAATCGCCGAAGCTCACGCCGCGCAGGCCGGTCTGCGTGTTGCTGATCGAGTAGAAGATCGCGGTCGTCGCCTTGCTCAGGTCGGCAGCTTCGGCGGATTCGTCCAGCAGCGGCGTGATGCTGGCGGAAATGTCGGTGACCAGCGCCACTTCCACAAAGATCAGCGGCTCGTTGGGCAGACGCGGATGGAAGAAGCCGTAGCAGCGGCGGTCGCTGTCGAGGCGGTTCTTCAGATCGGCCCAGCTGCGGATGTCGTGCACGGCCTCGTACTTGATGAGCTTTTCGATGAGCGACGCGGGCGAGTCCCAGGACAGGCGCTGCAGCTCCAGAAACGCGATGTCGAACCAAGTGGCGAACAACTGCTCCAGTTCAGCCTCCAGCGGCATCAGGCGCTTGTCGCCCTTCAGATGCGGCAGCAGCTCGGCACGCAGATCGACCAGAAAACGCATGCCGTTCGGAAACGCCGCAAAACGCTGCAACAGGCGCGTGCGCGGCGACGTCAGCACGCGGCGCAGTTGGGCTTCGGCCTGCGGCGCGTCGGGCGTGCCGACAGCGGCTTCGTATTTCTGCTGCGCATTCTTCACGCGCGATGCATCGGGCGTGAACTGCTCGCACATCAGCAGCCAGAGATCGTGGCGCTCCTCGGGCGAGGCTTCGGCGTACCAACTGGCCACCGCCTCGGCGCGGCGACCGCCTTCGATTTCGCTCACGCGCGGCGCGACGACTTCCTGCAGATCCGTCAACACGCGCCGCAGCGCACGCGGCGACAGGGCTTCGTTGCCACGACGCAGTGTGGCTTCGAGCCGGTCATGGGTCGAGCGCGGCGCACCCGAATCCTTGGCCGAGGCTTTTTCAGAAGTGGATTCGGACGTTTTCGAGTCCCCGCCCATCAGACGGGCGACGTTGCGGGACAACCAGGTGGTAGCGGCATTCATAGGGCAATCCGGGACGAATGGAGGCGCGCCAGCTCGCGCAGCGCCTCTCGTTGGGCAAAAAGGTGGTGGCGCATGGCCTGTTCGGCGGCATCGGCGTCGCGGCGCTTGAGTGCGGCGAACACGTCCTGATGTTCATGAAGGCTGTTGTCCAGCCGCCCCGGCGCATGCAGTTGCTGCAGCCGTGCGAGGCGAAGAATCTTGCGCAGATCACCAATGCTCTGCGCAAGCCAGCGGTTGTCGGCCAGCGTGATGAAGGCTTCGTGAATCGCCAGATTGGCCGCGTAGTATTCGTTGATGTCGCCCGCGTCGGCGTGACGCTGCAGGCGCTCATGCAGCGCTTCGAGCGCGTTGATGTCGGCCTGCGTCGCCTTCTGCGTGGCCTCGAACGCGGCGCGGCCTTCGAGCAGGCCGATCACCGGAAAAATCTCGTCCACATCGCGCTCGGTGATCTGGGCGACAAAGCAGCCACGGCGCGGCTCGTGCCGGGCCAGCCCTTCGGCCACCAACACCTTCAAAGCTTCTCGCAGCGGCGTGCGCGAGATTTCAAGCTGCTCGCACAGCCGCACCTCATCGAGAAAGCTGCCGGGGGCGAGCGTCCCGTCGAAGATCAGTTCCCGCAGTCTTTCAGCGACCTGATCGTGCATGGAGTTGGCTAGCGTGCGCATGGCGATATCGGGCTGTCCGGGCTGGGTTTCTAAATATCAGCACATTTACATACAACGCGTGATGCCATCATTCTGCTGACATCGGTCGTCAATTGATGGCAAAACACATTCGCATGTGTAATTTCTCATAATTATGAATGAAAGTGCGGATTTCCAACAGTCGGGTATCTACGAAGATTCGTTACTGCCCTGTAACCACGGCTGCATGTCTTTGCCGATGCGGCTGGCAAGACGTTTCAGACGCG
This genomic stretch from Diaphorobacter sp. HDW4B harbors:
- a CDS encoding heavy metal translocating P-type ATPase; this translates as MQAPITEPAEADERTTLLDDPEEWSAFGRELPSTGTWESFVVLDGMHCAACALSIEDALKQVPGVLEADVSAATHRARVVWNPARVLPSQWMASVRKAGYRSLPAMDALMREQRLRESRRALWRWLVAGFCMMQVMMYAWPAYQATPGDLSLEMETLLRWASWVISVPVMFFACGPFFSSALRDIRERRVSMDMPVALGMLITFVVSTLGTFDPSGPFGAEVYYDSLTMFVFFLLSGRLLELRLRDRTAGALEAVANRLPDSVERKDATTGEFVRVTTRRLHVGDIVRVLPGEAFPADGTIISGQTQADEALLTGESRPVNKPLGSAVSAGSYNLRATIEMRVEQIGDGTRFAQVVALMESASLQKPRLAQLADKVARPFLIGVMLAALAAAVWWWPSSPSHAAMVAVAVLIVTCPCALSLATPVSMLTAAGTLARNGVLVRNLQGLESLAAVDAIVFDKTGTLTRDGLSVLDVQEFPDAGIARQQALALAVALARQSLHPVSRAVSDFGCERVAAADIDKWALDFVQEVSGSGVVATARHPSFPNQLLTAKLGSAKFSAVSARDDGAQEVVLSLEVQGVQRVALRFELCEDMRAESTAVIEAFQREGIRVELLSGDNTAVVKRVAEQTGIADAHGDCTPQDKLVRLRELQAAGKHVAMVGDGLNDGPVLAGAHVSFAFGRSVPLAQSRSDFVVMGDQLELVWQTLLLARRTMRVVRQNLLWSAVYNAVCVPLAIAGYMPAWLAGLGMAASSLLVVLNAARLARAPGLVAIRQTTSIPSFNRPSTPVAALATESI
- a CDS encoding universal stress protein, whose product is MYKRILIATDGSPLSDKAVESGLGLAALSGASIVALKVVPRYPRSYFEGSAPLNRDEVKQVEQRWTDAALAELGEIKKMGAEQGTSVKSVVAKSELIAESIISAATKNNCDLIVMASHGRKGIKRVLLGSETQHVLTHSHIPVLVLR
- a CDS encoding FMN-binding negative transcriptional regulator, translated to MYIPAHFAENRPDQLQRVIREHPLGTLVTHTDDGLDADHLPFEFDPSVGEHGQLIAHVARANPVWQRCPTGTPVMVIFRGAESYISPNWYPSKHETHRLVPTWNYEVVHAHGVLTIRDDERFVRRVVALLTRKHEAAEPKPWKMGDSSPEFINGMLQNIVGIEIAITSLVGKSKLSQNREARDLAGAADALQARGATELAELMRPAK
- a CDS encoding malonyl-CoA synthase, whose product is MSNNNLFSALRAAFPANLDETAIEATSPGGEPLNYTWRDLDRASARIANMLDSLKLPEGSRVAVQVEKSVEAVLLYLATLRSGYVFLPLNTAYQSAEIEYFVGNAEPAVVVCTPNNFGWVSKIAFKAGCEYVFTLGEDRNGTLLERSTHFGDEHQPVEKQADDLAAILYTSGTTGRSKGAMLTHGNLLSNAVMLKDYWGWKQGDVLIHALPIFHVHGLFVAIHGALINGSKMIWMAKFDPKAVIAAMPRATVFMGVPTLYVRMLAEPALTKQQASHMRLFIAGSAPLLIETFKEWQDRTGFTILERYGMSETIMLTSNPYAADARFGNQDERRGSTVGFPLPDVGLRVVDDAGKELPKGEIGNIQVKGPNVFKGYWRMPEKTKEEFSADGWFKTGDVGKVDERDYVSIVGRSKDLIISGGYNVYPAEIEGYINDMPGVAESALVGVPHPDFGEVGVAVIIPKPGVTLDGDDIIAKLKSQLANFKIPKRCFVTTELPRNTMGKVQKNLLREQHKGLFAR
- a CDS encoding CaiB/BaiF CoA-transferase family protein, whose translation is MNATAIGLPLEGITVVDLTRVLAGPMCTQTLGDLGARVIKVEQPEVGDDSRAIGPFVDGTSAYFMSVNRNKESIALHLKADADRQIFESLLAKADVLVENYRPGTMEKLGYGWDELHARFPKLIFVSISGFGQTGPYREKPAYDMVVQAMSGMMSVTGSADSGPCRVGVSIGDLGAGLYAVIGTQSALLRRARTGQGERVDVSMLDCQMALLENPVARLSATGSVPGPIGSRHPSMAPFDVYAAQDGWFVIAVGSDVLFKKLCGLLELPDLAADPRFTTNAERCKHQAELKVLLEECLVLQPRAHWLRIFSDHGVPTGEYHSVAEAVAHPQIAARGMMASVQAPGGAELRVASNPLMAGLGADSVVRRNPPALDGDRERILRDFVDAA
- a CDS encoding tripartite tricarboxylate transporter substrate binding protein: MKLKTAFAAAMTALACASAFAQGGAYPNRPITLIVGFPPGGGADSVARIVSEKLGRVLNQSVIVDNRAGAGTTIASDLVARAQPDGYTLLLATPSLYGSDQLLYKSARYDGEKSFTPVARWAYSPMLLAVKKDFPENSVQGLIAQARKNPGKLSYSSSGTGVVTHLAGASFAQAAGIDMLHVPFKGGAPSIQAVGAGDVDMTFGTPPSVLPIAQGGKLRLLAVTTTERSPLFPDLPGMKESGINDFNFTIAYSLYGPAKLPAEVVQKLAEVSFQVLRDPEVKAKLEKQGNIAWPTKTADEFRTWAVTEGKKYKVITERSGAVGATN
- a CDS encoding enoyl-CoA hydratase/isomerase family protein produces the protein MTPELHLQNHVATITLKRPDVANRLAPEDLPVIISHVQKINASDDVRVVVLRSEGKYFCSGYDISEVQNSQEKGSSFGEMVDAIEQCRAVTIAVVHGGVYGGATDMALACDFRVGASAAEMFMPAARLGLHFYQAGLERYVTRLGLDTAKRLFLTCERLNADEMKSCGFLTHLVQPEALESTVSTLTDTLSAMAPLPLFGMKKHLNLIARGQHDADAIARDVFQTVHSDDLKEGGTAWREKRKPVFKGR
- a CDS encoding GntR family transcriptional regulator; the encoded protein is MQDRIRLALEHDLRSGTLLPGDPIDEQELCERFQASRTPVREALLLLSAKGMISILPRSGIYVRQLELRELIAMMEGVGELEGVVARLAANRINNEQKEHLKQALEDTRACANSADSIGYEQANVRLHDLIYQSSGNTYIVEQTREARLRVAPYRGKMFEKPERLLRSQAEHEAVVAAIINGDSEGAAEAMRNHISAGGRAFADMVLAPPVQQGLQPKRRKRKA
- a CDS encoding tripartite tricarboxylate transporter substrate binding protein, translated to MPGNNAFQADPTMGAIGNLQRRDVLRAAGAAGLMMAGAGRSFAADPAAASWPSKPVTVVVPFPAGGGTDAFARPLAAQFSKSTGKSLIIDNRGGAGGTVGASIAAKLPHDGYGLFMGAVHHAIAPSMYPKLDYDIEKDFVPLALLAKVPQVIVVNPRNVTAKDFKEFLAMLKAKPGKYNYGSAGSGTSHHLAGELFKLQTNTFITHIPYRGAGPALQDLIGGNVDMMFDGLGSSAAHIKGGRIKPMLVSGAKRNPALPDVPCAAEVGLPDYTVSTWYGLWAPKGTSPEMAARIVDEFNKLGQAEEVKAAWASNGAEFGGLSSQDFGKMVSGEVKRWAQVVKASGAKLE